TAATCCGGCAAGTAGGCATCGTCATGACAAAGATTTCTCCACCTAAGCTAACCTCAGAAGCTTTAAACAACAACGTAATCGCATCGCGTAGTGTGAAAAAGAAGCGGGTCATTTTCATATCGGTAATACGTACCTGTCCCTTGTCCTTGATCTGCTTCATGAACAAATGTACTACGCTGCCGTTCGTTCCGAGCACATTACCTCCACGTACGGTTACAAAACGGGTGTTTGAGCCAATTAGATTGGCATAGACGAACAATTTTTCCCCAATCGCTTTGGTCATTCCATAGAAGTTCGACGGGTTTGCAGCCTTATCCGTAGAAATGTAAATGGCTTTCTCAACGCCATTCACAATGGCTGCTTCGATTACATTCTGAGTGCCTACAACATTGGTTTTGAGCGCTTCATACGGCTGATCCTCACAGACCGGAACATGTTTGAGCGCCGCCAAATGGAAGATATAATCAACGCCACGGCACGCGGCGATCAGCGCATCCTTGTCGCGGATATCACCAATGATAAAGCTGAGACGTTGATCCTCGAACTCCCGGCTCATCGCCACCTGAGCGGACTCACTGCGGGAGAATACGATGATTTCCTTAGGATTTTGCGGCAGAAGTTGCCTAATCAGCTCATGCCCCCAGGAACCGGTGCCGCCTGTGACCACAATCCGTTTATTATTGAACATGCAGGTTCCCTCCAAGCAAAAATTTAACTACCTTTACCGAAACATCCGGAGTCAAGTAACCTTCCGGAGCCTCCCAATCCCGACGGAGCGCCGCCATCAGCTTGACGCTACGTAGAATACTTTTCTGGTCAACACCTGACACCACGTTACTTCCGCAATCTACCGTTTCGGGACGCTCCGTTGTTCTGCGAATCGTAACGGTTGGTACTTTCATCAAGCAGCATTCCTCCTGTACGGTCCCACTATCGGTGATGGCACACAAGGCGTGCTGTTCCAAAAAAACAAAATCAAAAAATCCGAAGGGCTCATGAAATTCAACGAGAGGGTTCATTGGAAGAGAAAATTGCTCAGTTAGTTTGGAGCGAGTGCGAGGATGAATGCTGCATATTAAACGAATTCTAAAATGCTCAGCCACTGCGTTAAGACCTGACATAATTTGTACAAGGGACTCTGGATCATCTACATTCTCTGCACGATGTGCTGTTACAAGGAAATACTGCCCTGAGATAAGATTCAGCTGCTCCAGAATGCTGCTAGCCTGGATTTTCGATTCATAATGAGTCATGACCTCATGAATCGGATTTCCTGTTAACACAATACGTCTGCTTGGGAAGCCTTCGCTGATTAGATGTCTTTTGCTCTGCTGTGTATATGGCATATTAATGGTCGAAACGGCATCTATGACACGGCGGTTTTTCTCTTCGGGCACTTTTAGGTCATAGCAACGGTTGCCTGCCTCCATATGCACCACCGGAATACCCATTCGTTCGGCCAAAATCGCGCATAACGCGCTATTCGTATCCCCCAGAAGCAAGACACGGTCTGGCTGTTCTTTTTGTAAAATGCTCTCTAGCCCTCCGAACATGGCGGCAAGCTGGCCGCCGAGTCCTGCTTGCTTATCCTGCAGCACATAATCCGGCGCCCGCAGTCCCAGCTCTGCAAAGAAAATGCCGCTGAGACTGGCGGTGAAGTTCTGGCCGGTATGCACTAGGATATGCCGCTCAGCATGTTCGTCGAGAAGCGGAATGATAACACTGAGGCGGATGATTTCAGGCCTCGTGCCTAAAATCGTCATGATCTTCATGAGTTCACTCCCCTGCCTGTTTGATGATGGTCTGACTTGACTCAGTCGGGTGGATTGAGACTGCTAGAAGCGCGGGTTGGGCTTTTAGCAGGATTGGTAGAATAGCAGATTGAGACAATCTGCGGGATTTATACCGCTCATTTGGCGGGTCCGGCTCGAATCGCGGCAATTTGCGGGATTTATACCGCTCATTTGGCGGTTTCAGCTGGAATCGCAGCAATTTGCGGGATTTATACCGCTCATTTGGCGGTTCCGGCTCGAATCGCGACAATCTGCGGGATTTATACCGCTCATTTGGCGGTTCCGGCTGGATTTGCGACAATTTGCGGGATTTATACCGCTCATTTGGCGGTTCCGGCTGGATTTGGGACAATCTGCGGGATTTATACCGCTCTTTTGGCTCTTTTAGCCGAATTCGCGACAATCTGGGGCATTTATACCCCTCTTTTCGCTCTTTTAGCCGAGTTCGCGACAATCTGGGGCATTTATACCCCTCTTTTCGCTCGTTTAGCCGAATTCGCGACAATCTGGGGGATTTATACCCCTCTTTTTGCACGTTTAGCTGAATTCGCGACAATCTGGGGGATTTATACCCCTCTTTTTGCTCAGTTGGCCAAATTGGAGGCAATCTAGAGCGTAAAATGCCTCGCCATTCGCTCAGCTTGCCACCTTCGCGGCAAGCGAGGCACTTACCCTGCGCGCCGCCGCCCACCCCGGCGGGCTCGGCGGCGCTTGCCCCCGGCGGTGCTCCGCCGCCGGGCAGAACCCTTACGCCGCTTGCGAGCTGCGCGGCGCAAAACCAACGGGCGTCCGCTTCGCCGGCGCGCCCGGGCTTTGCCGCGTCGCTTGCGGGCGACGCGGCTCGGCAGTCCCTTGCTTCGCGGCAAAGCCGGCGACGCAGCGGGCAATTCAGGCAGGACAGCGGGTGGTTCCACCACGCTGTCAGCCTCGCGCACCGGCGGTGCGCTGCAATAGCGGAGGCTCCACATCTCCGCAAGACCCTGCAGGCGGCTCCGATAAGCCGCCGGACCATAAACGGCGTCAACTCGCTCCCGCGCTTGGGCGCCTATGGTTATCGCCAGTCCCGGCTGCGACAGCATGACGTTGACTCTTTCGGCCAGCGCGGAAATGTCCGACGCGGGCACGAGATTTTCGCCGCAGCCTGCTGAGTGCAGGATTTCCCGCAAGCCCCCGGAGTCGTAAGCGACCACAGGCTTTCCAAAAGCCATTCCTTCCAAAGCGGTCATTCCAAAGCCTTCGCGGATCAGGCTGGGAACAACCAGCACATCCATAGCGCAATAAGCAGATGGAAGGCATTCAGCATAACCAACAAATTTAAATCGGGTATACAGACCCTCGAGCTTTACCTTGCGGACACACCGATCATAGTAGCTTTTGTCACCAGCTGAACCTATGACAACAAATTTCGCACTAGGATGGACCGCGTACACAAGCACAGCCATTTTCACAAAATGTTCCAATCCTTTTTCCTTATTAATAAAGGAAGAAATATAACCGACCAGCTGCTCCTGCGGTTTAATCTTTAGCTCTCGCCGTCGTTCGCCCCGAAGCTTGCTCCAAGCCTCAATCATCATCTCTTTGTCATTCCAAGAAGGGGGAAGCTGAATCACTTTCTCCGCTCTTACTTCCTCTGGAAAGCAAGCTGCTGCTGTTTGTGAAATAGCCAGAATCTCATCACTATTCCGATGAATCAGCCCTACACTAATGGGTGTATATTCATTGTCTGTTATCGTCTCTGATATTTTCCATACCACCGGAATGCCCAGTGACTTGGCAGCCATTGCTGGCAAAGCATGGACACAGGTACTTGTAATAATAAACGCCGGGCGCAGTGAGGTCAGCCAGTCTGTTAACTCGTGATACTCCCTGCTTTCCTGGAATTTACGAGCATCTGCCTCGAGCCCTGCATAAGGAGTGTACATTCCATATAAAAGAGGAATCGAGAGCAACTGTACACTTATTCCAAAGCTTCGAGCCTGAGCAGTCAGCTTGCCGTCCTGTGGTGCAACGATAATACAATTAAAGTACGGAGAAAGCTCCTGAGCGAAAAACAACAACAGCTTCTCCGCTCCGGTAATACTGCGTGTATTAGATACATGTGAAAAGAGGACGATTGTAGCTTTATCAGCCATGGCGTTTCGGCGCTCCCTAACGAGGGCCTGGAGCAGCCATTCACCTCCCTTAAAGTTTTACGAAGCGTTGCTCAAGTTTCTTACTTCGTAGTAAAACTCGCTTCGAAAGCATCCACTTAGTTTTACGAAGCGTTGCTCAAGTTTCTTACTCCGTAGTAAAACTCGCTTCGGAAGCATTCGCTTAGCCTGAGCCTCGCCCTCTCAGCCCATAACCCACCTTTGCCTCCGTTCAGCTATCTAAGCCGCTCCATCAGCTTCTTTTCATCAGGTTACAGGCATACGCTGAGGTCCGGTTCTACAGTATATCGAGGAAAAACAGATGCCGGCACGACACCTGTCCCCTGCTAAGCGCACATTTCCATATCCAGTTTGGGCCAAAGTCTAGCCGTAGATTACTGTTAGCATCTGGTGAATACGTTTTGCGTAAGTGTGATCCTTGAGCGTCCGTTCAAAAGCACGCAGCGCGATTGCCCGGCGTTCCTCCTCATGGGTTAAGTAATAACGGATCTTATCCATCATTTCCTGAGGACTCGCAAAGGTCACAATTTCTTCATCCGGTTTGTAGAAAGATCCCATATCATCTCTAGCATCTACTAATTGCAACGTGCCCGTTGCTGCAATTTCAAAGGTACGTGGATTAGGAGAAACGGCAGGAATCGAAAGCGTATTGTTATTAACCACTTCATCAATGTGCGAGCGGTGGAGGTTAATGACGATTTTGGAGCCGCTGTAAGCTACTGACGTCTCTTGTGGGGACATCCATTTGCCAATTTCAATACGGTCACCGTAGAGCGGAGCCTCAGGCAGACGATCCCACCAGATTCCGTTTATCACTGTGTTATAGTTCATTAAATCAGGAAGAATCTCACGGAAGAAGTTCACCCGGTTCCAATAGGCGGAGCCAATAAAGCTAACTTCCCGATTCACTGACGAACGTGTTGTAGTAGGACGGTAATGCTCCAGGTGAGCAGCAAAAGGAAGATAATGGACCTCAGGGCAACCAAGTCCCCGATAGAAATCAATACAATTACGTTCAAGTGTGAATACAAAATCGTAGTGAGCCACAATCTTGACCGTAAAGTCAGTGTAATAAGGATCATCAGTAAGCCAAATAGCTGTCCGAATGCCACTAGTGCGTAGAGCATCGATCTGCTCAAGAGGTAAATCCATACCGTCTAGCACCAATACCAGATCCGGTCTTTGCGCTGCAGCCAGCTCTACTAGATTTTGACGCACATCCGTAATTGTGACTTGAGCTGTTAATTTTTGTAGTGCGCAAAGAACCGCATCATCTAAAGGAGAGTAAGGGTAGCCTTTGCCAGAAGCGACATACATGACATGAATATTCCGCACAGGAAATACTTCTTCAGATCGACCATTCAGGATCGCAAGGCGTCCCCGTAAATAGCCCTCATCATACCCCCCCTTGAAACCACTCAGACGACCACGCAGCTTTTCTTCCTCCGGAGGTGTCAGAGGTAATGGGGGGGTAGGCATAATAAATTCATTATTGTTCATAATCCTCGCTCCTTTATCCCGTTATAGATTTCATACACGTGAAGCAATTACATTCAGCAAATGAGGCAAACGCGCAGTGAATGTATGGTTTCGCATGGTAGTCCGTAATCCCCGTAAAGCATAGATTCGCCGCTCTTTTTCATGCTTCAAATAGTACTCAATCTTCTGCTGCAGTTCCTTAGCGGAGCCAAAAGTATCCAGATCATAACCAGGCCGATAATAATTGCCCAAATCCTCACGAACATCCGTAAGCTGCATAGTACCGCAGGCGCTGATCTCATAGGTGCGCGGATTAATGGAGCGTGAAGGAAGGCGGTAGCTATTCCGGTTATCCTGACCCTCTTCCCACGGGCGGTGAATATTAATGACTATTTTTGCGCCACTGTAGTAGTTGGCTGTCTCCTCAGGCGGGATAAAGCCATTGCTGATAAAAGGTGTAAGTTGATCATAGGTTGCGAGGCGTTCCCAGAACCCCCCAGCGATAAGCACTTTTTTCCCCTTAAGATAAGGTGCCAGTTCGTCGAACAGCTCTGTCCGATTACGAAATGCATTACCAATAAATACAATGTCATACTGATATTGCGGGCCGGTACGCCGTGGGTAGAACATCTTTGGATTGACACACAGTGGCAAATAATGAACCGATGACACCCCAAGGGATTGATAAAACTCTACGCAACCCAGCTCATGTGTAAATACGTGATCATAATGCTTGCAAATGACTGAAGTGTCCTCTGTAAAATAAGGATCATCCACAAACCAAATGGCGGTTGGGATGCCTAGCTTTCTTATCTCCGAAATCTGTTCTAAATGATTTTCCGGGAATACATGAAGCCCATTCATCACTAGCACTACCCCAGGCATTTCCCGTGCCGCGGTTTCCAGCATCGTTTCAGGAGTACTTATTACAAGCTCACTTACAAGCTGCTGCAGCGCCTCCGTTACGCCAGTGTCGATCGCCTGAAATCCTTGAGGAACATACATTAACTTAAATGGTCGGCAAGCTTCGACCCCTGGAGTATTCAGACGCTGCACAGCCTCACACATGCCAAGACGATATCCTTCGTGATAACCGTCGCGATATTCTCGCGGATGCTTGTGTTTTTTTCTCTTTCTCGCTTTCACGGCCTTCACCCTGCCCCGTCGTATTCTCAAGACAGTATAACTATATGCGGAGTCAGCACTCGCCTCATGGACATCTGTCTTTACTAGAACTAAATTGGCAGATGTCCCCTGTCTTTTGCCCGGCTTGCCCGAACCTTAGATGATTTCATCCACTCACAGGATGCTGGTATACTATAAGAGGTTGTTCAAAAAGTCCGCTTTTGATCACGAAGTAGCCCAAGAAGCTTACTCGACATCGAATATTGAATTCAGGCGAAACTTCCGGTGCTCACGTAGCTTCCACTACGCTCCGCTCCTCTGTTTCTACCTTCTTTCAATCTTCTCGGTGCTGAAAACCGTACTTTTAGAACACGCACTATAAAGGTCTAGCTTGAGACTTACATCTCGTCATATCTGAGCGGAAATGATTATTTATGGCATTCACAAGGGGGGCACTATGAATAACACCACGTTGTACTTGCGCCATGCAGAACTGCTTCGTGATCAGGTTCCATCATTCCAAGCCTATCCATTTCATCTGCCAGCCGTAAGAACACTGGATCGGCTTATTTTTCAAAAGCCAGTAACCTTTCTTGTCGGGGAGAATGGCACAGGGAAATCTACCTTGCTAGAGGGAATTGCTGCTGCGTGGGGCTTTAACCCTGAAGGTGGAACACTTAACTTCTCTTTTAACACTCGTTCCTCACATTCAAGTCTCTATGAGTATTTTAGAATTGCTAGAGGGGTTAGACGTCCAAAGGACGGCTTTTTTCTACGCGCGGAGAGCTATTATAATGTGGCTTCTTACATTGATGAATTAGATGAACAACCGGGTTTCAGCCCACCGATCAAGAACTCCTACGGTGGTAAATCCCTGCACGAGCAGTCTCACGGAGAGTCTTTTTTCGCAGCGTTCGTTCATCGTTTCGGAGGGCGTGGTCTTTATATTCTCGATGAACCTGAAGCGGCTCTATCTCCTCTACGGCAAATGTCTCTGCTGGTGCGTATGCATGAGCTAGTGCAACAGGATTCACAGTTTATTATCGCGACCCATTCTCCCATTCTAATGTCCTATCCGGAAGCTGAGATTTTTCTTCTAGAAGGTGAGGGCATAAGGTCTGTCGCCTTGGAGGAAACAGAGCACTATACCGTGACCAAAGCATTTATGAATGACCGCCAGGGTATGCTGCGTGAGCTATTAGAGGATGAGCAAGCATAAACACCTTCGACGTCCCTATAAGGACGGTAAGCGTTTAAGCGAGAAGTATAAGGATAATTTACAACATGGAACATATAAATTCTTATATTTTAATAAAAACAGCAAGTCTCCATAATCGGAAACTTGCTGTTTGATTTGTTCCATAAATTAACGTCTTACAATTCCCACTACCTTGTGTACAACCCATCCGAACATGACTACAACCATCATATCGAAGCACACATTAAACAAGAATAAATGCTTACCAATGTCAGCCCTTCCGTCCCCAAGAATCGGAACCAGGAAGGAGAAAATCCCTATCAGTCCCAATAACATCAGCAGTTCACCAGCAACTCTTCCCCGAACATCCCGACTACGGAAATATTGGAACACCGCCACGGCAAAATACACCAGATAGAATATAGTGAGAAATCCGAGCGTATGCGGAATATGCTTGTTCTTGAATTCGCTCCACCCGCTGTAAGTGTACGATAATGCACCTACTGGCTTATTTTCACTCTTCTCATAGTTCCCTAGATAATAAGGACGAATCGCCATACTGTTACTAGCAGCATATTCCATATTATCTATTAACCGTCCTGGATGTTTTAAGTAGAAGAACAATACATCCTTATGGGATACCCGGTCGTAGAAATCCGGTACCAGCGAAGGATCATCCTGTTTGATCACTGTATCGGTCTGAAAATAATTCGTGCCCGCAAGTACCTCCAACCGCTCCGGCAATCCGAGATCCTGCAAATCTCCCTTCACATCTGGTGATTCGTTTAATATCCCAAAAAACACAGTCTGATACAGGTTAATATGCTTCAGCTCTTTTGGCGCCGTCACGTACATAACGATGGATACCAGAAATATCGCAATCGAAAAGCGTAAGGCCAGCTTTCTCCATTTTCGCTCACCATCAAGCGTCATAAACCGCAGGAAGATCAATGCAAAGGCAATCCCAATCGGCGCATTCTGAATTTTGGAGGTGACCAGAAATAGTATCGCAATAAAAAATAAGGTTAACCCCTTAGTCGTAGGCTTTTCTTGGCTAGTGAGTCTTAACCCCAGTGCAAAGGTCAACAGCATAAACACCATCGATACCGGTTCTCCAAACAAGGAGTTAAAGTATGCCAAATACCCAATATCATAGAATACAAACAATAAAGCTGCACCTAGCAGCAGCCCCGTAACATAAGAGCCGCGAGCATTGTACTTCACCAGCAGCCAGGTCGCCACCAGTAAAAGAAGACCGTAAACTGCACCGAGCAATCTAACATCAAAAAAGCTGCCATGGATGAGCCCGCCGATCAACCTCGGTACAAGCACAACCAAAATCTGTGAAGAAGGATAGAAGCCCCTAAACAAATTCTCATACGCAAAATGAGAATGGCTAAAATTAAAAAACTGGTCGGTATACGATGCTGCAGTATCATAGTAGTTCAGACCGATGGTATTCATCATACGCAGGAAATCTCCATTATCAGCAACCCCAATAAAAGGTCCTACGAATAGCAGATAAATAATGAGACCGCAGCCGGCAAGGCTTACGAGATACTCCGGTTTCCAGAACTTTTTCATGATTCCCCCTATCTCTGTGGTAACAGCTTCACATATTCGTCGGACAAATTCATTAGCTTCAATACATACTCATAATCGCTCTGATATTTCGAGAAGTCCGTTACCGGCTTGAGCGTATCCAGCGACACAGCTTCACCATCTGCAAATCCTTTTCCAGGGACATAGAGAATGTCATCATTAAAGAAGGAGCCGGAAGGCAAATAATACCTCATCCCTAACACATTACGATCAATGTTGAGCAGGTCATGACCAAAGGCTGTATAACCTTCTTGTTGTAGTGAAACACCCATTAAATTAGCTATCGTAGGAAGGATATCTAGTTGTCCCCCCGTACGCTCTACTACCTTCCCTTGCTCCATTCCTGGTACCCGCACAATGAGTGGAATATTAAAGCGGCTGATCCGGGAATCATATGGAACACCAAGTGCACTTTCCACTTGCTCTGGCGGAACATCCTGAGGCTGCAGGCCAAAGTGGTCGCCATACATGACCAGAACAGTGTTATCCCACAATCCATTTTCTTTCAAACCTTCTATTAAAGTACCTATGGCATAATCAGTATAGTTTATAGCAGTCAAATAATCACCAAGCATCGTATCCTTCAAATTATCAGGCACAGTGATTTTCTTAAAGGAATCTGGGATTTTGAAAGGATGATGACTGGATGCTGTCACCATCTGTGCGTAGAAGGGAGTTCCCTTCTTCTTCAGCTCTGTCAATTTCTCGACACCCGTAATATACAGCTGTTCATCGGAAGCACCAAACGCATTAAAATGATCATTCGTAAAATAATCTTTGTCATAATAACCATTAAACCCAAGCGCCGGATATAGCTCATTCCGATTCCAAAACCCTACTTTATTCACATGAAAGGTGTATGCCTCATACCCTTTATCCCTTAGCAGTCGTGGTAAGCTTGGCAATTCTCTGTCCCCGAATCCGGTAGACATGGCTAAAGTACCAATAGGATAAATAGACGTATTGCTCATGAATTCAGCGTCAGATGTATTCCCTGGACCAATCTGCTGGTAAACATGAGGAAAATAAAAGCCCTCATCCGCTAACTTATTCATGACTGGCGTCAATTCTTGACCATCCAAGGATTGATGTAGTGGGAAATTCTGAAAAGCTTCTAATTGTAGCACAATTACATTTTTACCCTTTTGTGAGCCAAAATAATCAGGAGTCGTACCCGCTGGCTTGTCACTATAAGGATAGGAAGATTGCAGGGCGTCAACCTTCGCAATCGTATCCTTAATATCACCCGTTCCAATGAGATTGTTATCTTCATTAATCTTAATCGCAGCAACGACTTCATAATTTAGAAATC
This genomic stretch from Paenibacillus sp. FSL H7-0737 harbors:
- the wsfD gene encoding glycan biosynthesis hexose transferase WsfD, whose amino-acid sequence is MKKFWKPEYLVSLAGCGLIIYLLFVGPFIGVADNGDFLRMMNTIGLNYYDTAASYTDQFFNFSHSHFAYENLFRGFYPSSQILVVLVPRLIGGLIHGSFFDVRLLGAVYGLLLLVATWLLVKYNARGSYVTGLLLGAALLFVFYDIGYLAYFNSLFGEPVSMVFMLLTFALGLRLTSQEKPTTKGLTLFFIAILFLVTSKIQNAPIGIAFALIFLRFMTLDGERKWRKLALRFSIAIFLVSIVMYVTAPKELKHINLYQTVFFGILNESPDVKGDLQDLGLPERLEVLAGTNYFQTDTVIKQDDPSLVPDFYDRVSHKDVLFFYLKHPGRLIDNMEYAASNSMAIRPYYLGNYEKSENKPVGALSYTYSGWSEFKNKHIPHTLGFLTIFYLVYFAVAVFQYFRSRDVRGRVAGELLMLLGLIGIFSFLVPILGDGRADIGKHLFLFNVCFDMMVVVMFGWVVHKVVGIVRR
- a CDS encoding CgeB family protein; translation: MPTPPLPLTPPEEEKLRGRLSGFKGGYDEGYLRGRLAILNGRSEEVFPVRNIHVMYVASGKGYPYSPLDDAVLCALQKLTAQVTITDVRQNLVELAAAQRPDLVLVLDGMDLPLEQIDALRTSGIRTAIWLTDDPYYTDFTVKIVAHYDFVFTLERNCIDFYRGLGCPEVHYLPFAAHLEHYRPTTTRSSVNREVSFIGSAYWNRVNFFREILPDLMNYNTVINGIWWDRLPEAPLYGDRIEIGKWMSPQETSVAYSGSKIVINLHRSHIDEVVNNNTLSIPAVSPNPRTFEIAATGTLQLVDARDDMGSFYKPDEEIVTFASPQEMMDKIRYYLTHEEERRAIALRAFERTLKDHTYAKRIHQMLTVIYG
- a CDS encoding LTA synthase family protein, which encodes MKKQGPDRAHFFIVVILLWLKLLLLRVLFFDRIAWEWIAADVAPVLFIMGILTVITPSRVRTTVYWIFNGFLSLLLFAAAVYFNHFGSVPTYLALSEINQVFQVKASVESTIKSIDYLFFVDFVIFAIYGLIRRWKQGKTYPRERFSSRKTGFVHVVVILVSIIGGFSLSAYSVHSARGITNELVQAETAGFLNYEVVAAIKINEDNNLIGTGDIKDTIAKVDALQSSYPYSDKPAGTTPDYFGSQKGKNVIVLQLEAFQNFPLHQSLDGQELTPVMNKLADEGFYFPHVYQQIGPGNTSDAEFMSNTSIYPIGTLAMSTGFGDRELPSLPRLLRDKGYEAYTFHVNKVGFWNRNELYPALGFNGYYDKDYFTNDHFNAFGASDEQLYITGVEKLTELKKKGTPFYAQMVTASSHHPFKIPDSFKKITVPDNLKDTMLGDYLTAINYTDYAIGTLIEGLKENGLWDNTVLVMYGDHFGLQPQDVPPEQVESALGVPYDSRISRFNIPLIVRVPGMEQGKVVERTGGQLDILPTIANLMGVSLQQEGYTAFGHDLLNIDRNVLGMRYYLPSGSFFNDDILYVPGKGFADGEAVSLDTLKPVTDFSKYQSDYEYVLKLMNLSDEYVKLLPQR
- the wecB gene encoding non-hydrolyzing UDP-N-acetylglucosamine 2-epimerase, with product MKIMTILGTRPEIIRLSVIIPLLDEHAERHILVHTGQNFTASLSGIFFAELGLRAPDYVLQDKQAGLGGQLAAMFGGLESILQKEQPDRVLLLGDTNSALCAILAERMGIPVVHMEAGNRCYDLKVPEEKNRRVIDAVSTINMPYTQQSKRHLISEGFPSRRIVLTGNPIHEVMTHYESKIQASSILEQLNLISGQYFLVTAHRAENVDDPESLVQIMSGLNAVAEHFRIRLICSIHPRTRSKLTEQFSLPMNPLVEFHEPFGFFDFVFLEQHALCAITDSGTVQEECCLMKVPTVTIRRTTERPETVDCGSNVVSGVDQKSILRSVKLMAALRRDWEAPEGYLTPDVSVKVVKFLLGGNLHVQ
- a CDS encoding glycosyltransferase family protein, which encodes MCEAVQRLNTPGVEACRPFKLMYVPQGFQAIDTGVTEALQQLVSELVISTPETMLETAAREMPGVVLVMNGLHVFPENHLEQISEIRKLGIPTAIWFVDDPYFTEDTSVICKHYDHVFTHELGCVEFYQSLGVSSVHYLPLCVNPKMFYPRRTGPQYQYDIVFIGNAFRNRTELFDELAPYLKGKKVLIAGGFWERLATYDQLTPFISNGFIPPEETANYYSGAKIVINIHRPWEEGQDNRNSYRLPSRSINPRTYEISACGTMQLTDVREDLGNYYRPGYDLDTFGSAKELQQKIEYYLKHEKERRIYALRGLRTTMRNHTFTARLPHLLNVIASRV
- a CDS encoding polysaccharide biosynthesis protein; its protein translation is MFNNKRIVVTGGTGSWGHELIRQLLPQNPKEIIVFSRSESAQVAMSREFEDQRLSFIIGDIRDKDALIAACRGVDYIFHLAALKHVPVCEDQPYEALKTNVVGTQNVIEAAIVNGVEKAIYISTDKAANPSNFYGMTKAIGEKLFVYANLIGSNTRFVTVRGGNVLGTNGSVVHLFMKQIKDKGQVRITDMKMTRFFFTLRDAITLLFKASEVSLGGEIFVMTMPTCRIIDLAEVLIEASGEPNVSIIETGIRPGEKIHEILMSDFESLTTVVYDEQYLVILPTLNMPELKAHYSAYPHVSFNSFSSETNLMDQEEIKSILIRGGFLQ
- a CDS encoding glycosyltransferase family 4 protein, which produces MADKATIVLFSHVSNTRSITGAEKLLLFFAQELSPYFNCIIVAPQDGKLTAQARSFGISVQLLSIPLLYGMYTPYAGLEADARKFQESREYHELTDWLTSLRPAFIITSTCVHALPAMAAKSLGIPVVWKISETITDNEYTPISVGLIHRNSDEILAISQTAAACFPEEVRAEKVIQLPPSWNDKEMMIEAWSKLRGERRRELKIKPQEQLVGYISSFINKEKGLEHFVKMAVLVYAVHPSAKFVVIGSAGDKSYYDRCVRKVKLEGLYTRFKFVGYAECLPSAYCAMDVLVVPSLIREGFGMTALEGMAFGKPVVAYDSGGLREILHSAGCGENLVPASDISALAERVNVMLSQPGLAITIGAQARERVDAVYGPAAYRSRLQGLAEMWSLRYCSAPPVREADSVVEPPAVLPELPAASPALPRSKGLPSRVARKRRGKARARRRSGRPLVLRRAARKRRKGSARRRSTAGGKRRRARRGGRRRAG
- a CDS encoding AAA family ATPase, encoding MNNTTLYLRHAELLRDQVPSFQAYPFHLPAVRTLDRLIFQKPVTFLVGENGTGKSTLLEGIAAAWGFNPEGGTLNFSFNTRSSHSSLYEYFRIARGVRRPKDGFFLRAESYYNVASYIDELDEQPGFSPPIKNSYGGKSLHEQSHGESFFAAFVHRFGGRGLYILDEPEAALSPLRQMSLLVRMHELVQQDSQFIIATHSPILMSYPEAEIFLLEGEGIRSVALEETEHYTVTKAFMNDRQGMLRELLEDEQA